AAGCGAAGATGCTACCTCAAGAGCAACAATCTCATCTGCCCGAAGACTCGCGAAGTGATGAAACCAGAGATGCTCTACGAGAGCGCCTCCCCCCAGACACCGATACACTCAAGCATGAGAGCTTCATACCTGCCATCCCAGGTACGTTTCGTGGTGTAAAACTCCCAAGAATTGCTGAGCTTTATAAAGAAATATTCGAAGCGCCTTCCTTCGGAAAAAAAACGCGAAGCCGGTACTACAATATCGTCCACGCTTTTAGAGAACGCTTTCCGCGCTTCAAACAAGTAGTCGGTAACCCTGCTATCCATCAACAGGCATCTGAAGCTGCTATTGAGAAAATGAACTCCCCCCAGGTCAGCTCACTCATATCACCCCCACTCCTTCATCAAATTGAAAAGCTCTCAAGTATCGAAACGTACTTACAGGTGAGAAGAGCAAACCGCAGTCGCGTTCACGGACAAATGCCGCTTTCTGACACAGCGCTTACTAAACTTTCAGAAGAAATACGAGCAGCGATGATATGGCGTCATGAACAAGAGAGAATGTACGAGAAAAAAGAGTTGCCGTAGCCTTTACCGATTCGCAAAATTTGTGTTTGGAATAGCTGGTTCTTGAAGAATGATTGTAGGTGGAAGACCTCCCCGCCTCTCTAGCCGATCATTATCACTCTGGCTACTATCGAATGTATGATCTCGCGTAGCAAAATCGAGTTCAATGTCGTGCAACATCTCCCTGTTACCAAACATCTTTGGTACTGAACTGTTTTTTTGTGAGCGATGGCTTAGATATTGCTCATTCGATACGCTCAGTTGAGGAGGCAACGGCGCTTCACTCGATCTGAATCGTCTACCGATATTACTGCCGGCAATAAGCGCATCAAAAGAGAACGGATCAAAAGTGCCGGCTGTTAAGGGATAGTTCTCCTCCCAAGCACCCGTATGTGCATCACTATCAAGAGGTGCCACTACTCCATGCTGATAGGTCCGATCGGATCTCGACGAAACAAGGTCAATCGGCACAGACCGACTAAAGGGAAGAATACGAATTTCGTTCGCATTTCTATCAGTAGAGCCAGCAGAGGCCGCTCTGAGGGCATTTGTCTCGTTTTTGCCCATGCCATATTGCTTCCGTTCGGAACTGCCTTCTTCCTCTAACGATACGGTGTCAAGCTCGTTCACAGGTTCTCCCGACGAGAAACTTAAAACCAGAAGCAAACAACACGTCGTCAGAGCAGCCATGCCACCAAAGACGGAGCTTCTTCTTGCAAGAATCCCTTCTGATAGCGATTCGATAAACGACCGCATTCTTGGAGCGTCTAATTGAAAATCTTTATTCCGAACTTTTCGTTCGCCTAATAAGACAGATGCACGCTCTTCTGCATCAATTCTCTGTTCTATACGCCTCCACAATTCTTCAGTGGATAGAGACTCTCGCTTTAATGCTGCCGATTTTATTAAAGATGACTCAACGACCTTTGCAGAGGCCTTGCTGAGGAGCTCAAGATATCTTCTTGCATCATCGCTTTTCCGAAGCAAGCGGCGCGCAAAGAAAAGAGTGAAGGACGAGCACTCGCCATCGAGATACTTCTGGAGGAGTCGGCGATCAGAATCACATAAACGACTATCTTGAATGTTTACACATTCTTCAGAAAGCGCTTGAGCCTCTGCTTCTGTGTTCGCACTCGATTGTTCTTGCTTCATGACGATCCTTAACAGTGCTTCGCTATTCTACTTCCTTGCATCCCTACTACCGTAATCTCCGAGAGCAGACTCAAGCGCTTTTCTCGCATAGAAAAGTCGACTCATTACCGTTCCTCTTGAAACTCCAACGACATCCGCAATTTCTTCATAGCTCAATCCGTCAATCTCTCGCAGAGTAATAACCACCCGATGCTCCTCTGAGAGTCTGCCCAAAGCTCGCTGCACCCTCGCCAGCTCCTGCCGGTGTTCGAGTCTTGCTAATGGGTCAGGTGCTTGCGCACCACCAACTATCCCTTCGTAAGACGAAGAAACTTCGGAAGAATTCAAAGTTTCTTCCATCAACTCCAGTTGCTCCCCACCTCGCCTAACGAGACGCCGTTTGTAATCGATGCACATGTTATACACAATGCGGAAAAGCCACGTATAAAATGCTGCTTGTCCTCGATATTTCGGGAGAGCGAGGTAAACCTTCACAAATGCCTCTTGTACCGCATCTTCAGCATCCTCCCGTGACTTGAGGATTTCGTAAGCAAGTAACTGAATTCTCTGGTGATATGCTTCGAACAGCTCCCGGAAAGCCTCTCGGTCACCCTCTAATGAACGACGAACCAGCTCTGTATCTCTCTGGCGCTCGGCAGCAAGCTGCCCCTTCCGCTTCGCGCGCCCTGAACTGCTTTCTGGGGCACTCACCTCTACTACTGCACAGGACGCAGAATCCCCACAGGTACGAGAAACCTTGTTTTCGGGCTCTGTATTGTGAGCTTCTGTCTCCTCTACTCGAGAGCCAAGATTACCCATATTGAAACCTGAGCGAATAATTCAATCACGCACACCCGTCCTTCCCTCTGTCAGATAAGCGGCATCTCCCCTATTTACAAGAGGCATCCTTCATTTCATCCCTAACTTGCTATCCATCAGGGACTTTTTCTCTCTACGCATGCGCCTCTTCCCAGTTATTGCCTGAGGCCACTCCAACAAGTAAAGGGACAGCAAGTGGGAGAACCCCCTCCATTTCTCGCGAAATAATGCTCTTAAACCCTTCGACGTCAAGCATTCCAAGTCCATTCATTTGTAATTCAAAAAGCAGCTCATCGTGCACCTGGAGAACGATCGTAAGGGGCAACTGCTCTTCCTCTATTATTCGAGACATTCGAATCATCGCTAACTTGATTAAGTCGGCCGCACTTCCCTGAAGAGGTGCATTCATCGCCGCTCGCTTCACAAAGTTCTTATCTCGAACACCAACTTCAATTTCGTGCACAATTCGCCTACGACCAAGAATTGTTCGGACTTCTCCGGTTTTCTCCATCTGCTCTTCAACATGCTGGAAGTACTCCTTTACTCGAGGATACCGTCCAAAGTACTGCTCGATGTAAGCGGTCCCCTCAGAGACTGGAATTCCAAGCTCTCGAGCAAGCCGAAAACCACTCATGCCGTACACAATGCCAAAGTTCAGAGTTTTCCCAAGTCGTCGCTCTTGCGAGCTCACTTCAACATCTGGTGAGATTCCCAACACTTCACGAGCCGTACGCTCATGAACATCACTCCCTTCTTGAAACGCTTGAATCAAAGCCTCATCCTGACTGAGATGCGCTAACAGACGAAGCTCAATCTGAGAATAGTCCGCCGCAATAAAAATACTCCCTTCCGTAGGCACGAATGCTCGGCGTACCTGGCGCCCAAGCGCTGTTTGAATCGGGATGTTTTGAAGATTTGGCTCAGAGCTTGAAAGGCGCCCCGTTGCTGCGATTGTTTGATTCAGTCGTGTATGCACCCGTCCAGTAACATCAGAGACTTCCTTCGGAAGACTCTCCAGGTAAGTAGACTTCAATTTGTGTAGGCCTCTGTATTCAAGAATAAAAGCTGGCACAGGATGCTCTTCTTGAATCTGCTCTAGTACCGCTTGGTTTGTGGAGTAACCGGTCTTCGTCTTCTTAATTCCATCAGTGGGTATTTTTAGTTTTTCAAATAATACTTCACCGAGTTGCTTTGGAGAATTCACATTAAATTCACATCCAGCTGCTTCGAAAATTTTCTTTTCCAGCTCTTGTATCTGAGCAGAAACTTTCTCGTTCATCTGATGGAGGAACTCTACGTTCAGTCCAATCCCGAAGTGCTCAATAGCTGCCAGAACTTCAACGAGGGGGGACTCGACTTCAAAACACACCCTCTCCAATGCATTATCGGTAATAAGCTTGCTTAACTTCTGATAAAGAAGCCATGTGATATGAGCATCCTCTGCAGCATACTGGACTGCTTTTTGGAGCGAAACATTTCGAAAGTTCTCTCCGTCTTCGACAACGTCTGAATACTCAAGCATCTCATAATCAAGATACTCCTTGGCGAGATTTGAGAGGCCATATCCGCCAGTATCTGGATGGAGCAGATAAGCGGCAACCATGGTATCAAACCAAATGCCTCGAACACGAATACCGTAGCTCAGAAGCACTTGAGAATCGTACTTAAGATTTTGGCCAATCTTCTTTATCGCGGGCGATTCAAGGTGGTCTTTTATTGAATTGAGTAAATAATCTACCGAGACCTGCTCTTGTTCATCCTCAATATGTCCGCAGGGAATATAAAACGCTTCTGTCTCATCCCAGCACACTGCTACACCAACCACCTTTGCGTGGTGAACATCAAGTGATGTGGTTTCTAAATCTATAGAAATTTCTTTTTGTTCCTGAAACCGCTCTAACCATTCCTTGAAATCAGGCTTTAGGACAAGGCGGTAATTCTGATTCATCGAAGCGCTCTTCTTTCTCCGATCACTCATTGGGAAGTCATCAAAAAGAGAATGAAAACTGAATTTCTGAATCAGCTCACCCAACTCCTCTGAACGAAGCCCTCGAAACTCTATTGAGCGTAGGAGATGATCTGCATTGTGAACTCCATTGATGTGCGCAAAATCCTCATCTTCATGCTCCGTATCGCTCTCTGCAGCTAATTCAATGAGCTCAAGTGGAGCTTCCGTACAAATCGTAACAAGCTCTTTACTCAATCGAAGGATGTCACTATTCGATTGCAAAATCTCTGATATCTTCTTTCGACTGCGAATATTCTTATCTTCTGCGATTTCAGAAGCAGACAAAATAATATTTTCAATCGAGCCATATCCTTCAATGAGCTGTATAGCGGTCTTCGGCCCTGCTCCCTTCAATCCCGGGATATTATCGGAAGAGTCCCCTGCGATTGCCAGATAATCAATGACCTGTTCTGGATAGACGCCGAGCTTCTCGTGAACCGCTTCTCGATCATAATGCTTATCCCGCATGGTATCCCACATACTCACCTGCTCACTCACAAGTTGCATCAGATCTTTATCAGCGGAAACGATAACGACTGAGTAATCGAGAGAACGGAGCGCTTTTGTGAGCGTTCCGATTACGTCATCAGCTTCATATCCAGGGAGCTCCACAACGGGGAAACCAAGAGCCTTCGAGATATCACGAAAGTATGGCATCTGCTCTCTCAGGTCTTCAGGACATTCATCCCGGTTCGCTTTGTACTCTTCATACAGTTCATTTCTAAACGTCTTCTGCCCTGCATCAAAGACCATCACGGCATGTCCTGGCATGGTCTCTTTCAAAAATTTCAGGCACATTCGCGTGAATCCATAGAGCGCGTTCGTTGGAAAACCCTCGCTGTTTGTCAAGTGCGGTGTCGCATAGAAAGCGCGGAAGATGTAAGCTGAGCCATCAAATAGGTAAATCGTGTCCTTCATATGGACATATTCCTACCCCATTGGCAGCCGAAGGGGAAATAGTTTCACGGGTGTCCAACAAAGTGCTGTATCAGAACATATCGACGTTACCGCTCCCAGGGAGCTCTAGAACGGATAATACTGCGATAACAATCTCCCTCAGGCGTGTATCAGTAGGAGCTATGACGAGCTTACTGGGAGATGTAATCCGAGCGACTCATTAAGCTTGGCATGAAGACGGTCCCTTACATCGGACGGCATCTCCTCTTGAACAGCAGGCACCTCACGGCCTAGCACTCTTGCCAGGTCAATTACTTGATTATACAGCTCCAAACCATCCTGACACTCGGGACACTGTTCAAGATGGCTCTCGACTTTCTCAACAAGAGTCTCAGAAAGATCTCCTTCGACATAATCACCCAAAAACCGCTCGAATTCCTTACAGGAGATCTCTGGCTTTTCGATGATAAAGAGCTCAAGGGGTGTAAATTTGCACATGGAAAGACCTTATTTTTATACGTCTGGTTGTTAAACCTCTTCCCACAACCGTGCTGCTCGTGATGTCCGTCACCATTCGCCAGCTCAACGCCACCTTCAAGGGTAGCCTGAAAAACCGCTGCTGTTATCAACTAACTGCACTCTTAAGATTGGATTCAACTGGTGAAAAAAGGGTGCAACTTTGTGACAGGTTTTTGACATTTTTGGGACAAACTCCTCCAAGCCATCCTAACTCCCTGTTTTTAGTGTAATTCTTCTTGTCTCCTGCTCCCCTTCTTTCACTGATAGACCAGGACGCTCAGAGAAGAGAGCCAGAAAGAACCAGGCCATAGAGCTGGGAGCATGAGTTGGAGGCATGGCAAGAGAATGAAATGGGGAAGCACTACAACGTTATGGATTCTTGAGGATTCGGCAAACTTCTCAGGGCTACGCGACAAACTTATAACCCACCCCATGGACTGTGATGATTCTTTGCGGTTGGGTTACGTCTCGTTCAATCTTCTGTCTTAACCTTGCAATGTGGTTGTCTACCGTTCGAGTTGATGGGTAGGAATTATAGCCCCAGACTTCGTCTAGTAATTCATCTCGACTCACCACCGATCCATTCTTTGCTACGAGGTAGCGCAATAAGCGGTATTCACGCGCGGATAGTTCGATTGGCTGCTCGGCACGTTCTGTTTTGTAGGCCTTAAAATCAACGACAACGTCATCGAATTCAATTTTATCGACTTCAGCTGAACTTTGGGTCCGCCTCAAAAGCGCCTTCACTCTCGCAACCAGTTCTCGCATACCAAACGGTTTTGCCAGGTAATCGTCAGCACCAAGCTCAAGACCAAGCACTTTATCGACTTCGGCACTCCGCGCTGTAAGAAGAATGAGTGGTGTCGAGATGCCTTTGTTCCGCAACTCCTTACA
This genomic window from bacterium contains:
- a CDS encoding RNA polymerase sigma factor, which gives rise to MGNLGSRVEETEAHNTEPENKVSRTCGDSASCAVVEVSAPESSSGRAKRKGQLAAERQRDTELVRRSLEGDREAFRELFEAYHQRIQLLAYEILKSREDAEDAVQEAFVKVYLALPKYRGQAAFYTWLFRIVYNMCIDYKRRLVRRGGEQLELMEETLNSSEVSSSYEGIVGGAQAPDPLARLEHRQELARVQRALGRLSEEHRVVITLREIDGLSYEEIADVVGVSRGTVMSRLFYARKALESALGDYGSRDARK
- a CDS encoding DNA-binding response regulator → MIGVIEDDESVRRSLQLNLELEGYGVVLASDGEEGISLVEKHSPDLLILDVMMPKKDGLQTCKELRNKGISTPLILLTARSAEVDKVLGLELGADDYLAKPFGMRELVARVKALLRRTQSSAEVDKIEFDDVVVDFKAYKTERAEQPIELSAREYRLLRYLVAKNGSVVSRDELLDEVWGYNSYPSTRTVDNHIARLRQKIERDVTQPQRIITVHGVGYKFVA
- the polA gene encoding DNA polymerase I; the encoded protein is MKDTIYLFDGSAYIFRAFYATPHLTNSEGFPTNALYGFTRMCLKFLKETMPGHAVMVFDAGQKTFRNELYEEYKANRDECPEDLREQMPYFRDISKALGFPVVELPGYEADDVIGTLTKALRSLDYSVVIVSADKDLMQLVSEQVSMWDTMRDKHYDREAVHEKLGVYPEQVIDYLAIAGDSSDNIPGLKGAGPKTAIQLIEGYGSIENIILSASEIAEDKNIRSRKKISEILQSNSDILRLSKELVTICTEAPLELIELAAESDTEHEDEDFAHINGVHNADHLLRSIEFRGLRSEELGELIQKFSFHSLFDDFPMSDRRKKSASMNQNYRLVLKPDFKEWLERFQEQKEISIDLETTSLDVHHAKVVGVAVCWDETEAFYIPCGHIEDEQEQVSVDYLLNSIKDHLESPAIKKIGQNLKYDSQVLLSYGIRVRGIWFDTMVAAYLLHPDTGGYGLSNLAKEYLDYEMLEYSDVVEDGENFRNVSLQKAVQYAAEDAHITWLLYQKLSKLITDNALERVCFEVESPLVEVLAAIEHFGIGLNVEFLHQMNEKVSAQIQELEKKIFEAAGCEFNVNSPKQLGEVLFEKLKIPTDGIKKTKTGYSTNQAVLEQIQEEHPVPAFILEYRGLHKLKSTYLESLPKEVSDVTGRVHTRLNQTIAATGRLSSSEPNLQNIPIQTALGRQVRRAFVPTEGSIFIAADYSQIELRLLAHLSQDEALIQAFQEGSDVHERTAREVLGISPDVEVSSQERRLGKTLNFGIVYGMSGFRLARELGIPVSEGTAYIEQYFGRYPRVKEYFQHVEEQMEKTGEVRTILGRRRIVHEIEVGVRDKNFVKRAAMNAPLQGSAADLIKLAMIRMSRIIEEEQLPLTIVLQVHDELLFELQMNGLGMLDVEGFKSIISREMEGVLPLAVPLLVGVASGNNWEEAHA